One window of Paroedura picta isolate Pp20150507F chromosome 2, Ppicta_v3.0, whole genome shotgun sequence genomic DNA carries:
- the SIX1 gene encoding homeobox protein SIX1 isoform X2 translates to MSMLPSFGFTQEQVACVCEVLQQGGNLERLGRFLWSLPACDHLHKNESVLKAKAVVAFHRGNFRELYKILESHQFSPHNHPKLQQLWLKAHYVEAEKLRGRPLGAVGKYRVRRKFPLPRTIWDGEETSYCFKEKSRGVLREWYAHNPYPSPREKRELAEATGLTTTQREHGEQQRLHQQVQPAVAFGRSQTADVQLRGRIFASAESGPELHVASPGEPEPRQELRLRPDRPQHLAAPPRPPGPPAPAAGFAPGTSDLQFGGPGLIIPASQAGSPPLPKLRTCT, encoded by the exons ATGTCGATGCTGCCGTCGTTCGGCTTCACGCAGGAGCAAGTGGCGTGCGTGTGCGAGGTGCTGCAGCAGGGCGGCAACCTGGAGCGCCTGGGCCGCTTCCTGTGGTCGCTGCCGGCCTGCGACCACTTGCACAAGAACGAGAGCGTGCTCAAGGCCAAGGCCGTGGTGGCCTTCCACCGGGGCAACTTCCGCGAGCTCTacaagatcctggagagccaccagtTCTCGCCGCACAACCACCCCAAGCTGCAGCAGCTCTGGCTCAAGGCGCACTACGTGGAGGCCGAGAAGCTGCGCGGGCGGCCGCTGGGCGCCGTGGGCAAGTACCGCGTCCGGCGCAAGTTCCCGCTGCCGCGCACCATCTGGGACGGCGAGGAGACGAGCTACTGCTTCAAGGAGAAGTCCCGCGGCGTCCTGCGCGAGTGGTACGCCCACAACCCCTACCCGTCGCCCCGCGAGAAGCGGGAGCTGGCCGAAGCCACCGGCCTGACCACCACGCAG agagAACACGGAGAACAACAACGCCTCCACCAACAAGTCCAACCAGCTGTCGCCTTTGGACGGAGCCAAACCGCTGATGTCCAGCTCCGAGGAAGAATTTTCGCCTCCGCAGAGTCCGGACCAGAACTCCATGTtgcttctccaggggaacctgaACCACGCCAGGAACTCCGGCTACGCCCTGACCGGCCTCAGCACCTCGCAGCCCCCCCACGGCCTCCAGGCCCACCAGCACCAGCTGCAGGATTCGCTCCTGGGACCTCTGACCTCCAGTTTGGTGGACCTGGGCTCATAATCCCAGCCAGTCAGGCGGgatcgccccccctccccaaactccgcacTTGTACATAA
- the SIX1 gene encoding homeobox protein SIX1 isoform X1 translates to MSMLPSFGFTQEQVACVCEVLQQGGNLERLGRFLWSLPACDHLHKNESVLKAKAVVAFHRGNFRELYKILESHQFSPHNHPKLQQLWLKAHYVEAEKLRGRPLGAVGKYRVRRKFPLPRTIWDGEETSYCFKEKSRGVLREWYAHNPYPSPREKRELAEATGLTTTQVSNWFKNRRQRDRAAEAKERENTENNNASTNKSNQLSPLDGAKPLMSSSEEEFSPPQSPDQNSMLLLQGNLNHARNSGYALTGLSTSQPPHGLQAHQHQLQDSLLGPLTSSLVDLGS, encoded by the exons ATGTCGATGCTGCCGTCGTTCGGCTTCACGCAGGAGCAAGTGGCGTGCGTGTGCGAGGTGCTGCAGCAGGGCGGCAACCTGGAGCGCCTGGGCCGCTTCCTGTGGTCGCTGCCGGCCTGCGACCACTTGCACAAGAACGAGAGCGTGCTCAAGGCCAAGGCCGTGGTGGCCTTCCACCGGGGCAACTTCCGCGAGCTCTacaagatcctggagagccaccagtTCTCGCCGCACAACCACCCCAAGCTGCAGCAGCTCTGGCTCAAGGCGCACTACGTGGAGGCCGAGAAGCTGCGCGGGCGGCCGCTGGGCGCCGTGGGCAAGTACCGCGTCCGGCGCAAGTTCCCGCTGCCGCGCACCATCTGGGACGGCGAGGAGACGAGCTACTGCTTCAAGGAGAAGTCCCGCGGCGTCCTGCGCGAGTGGTACGCCCACAACCCCTACCCGTCGCCCCGCGAGAAGCGGGAGCTGGCCGAAGCCACCGGCCTGACCACCACGCAGGTCAGCAACTGGTTTAAGAACCGCCGGCAGCGCGACCGAGCGGCCGAGGCCAAGGAAAG agagAACACGGAGAACAACAACGCCTCCACCAACAAGTCCAACCAGCTGTCGCCTTTGGACGGAGCCAAACCGCTGATGTCCAGCTCCGAGGAAGAATTTTCGCCTCCGCAGAGTCCGGACCAGAACTCCATGTtgcttctccaggggaacctgaACCACGCCAGGAACTCCGGCTACGCCCTGACCGGCCTCAGCACCTCGCAGCCCCCCCACGGCCTCCAGGCCCACCAGCACCAGCTGCAGGATTCGCTCCTGGGACCTCTGACCTCCAGTTTGGTGGACCTGGGCTCATAA